From a single Deltaproteobacteria bacterium genomic region:
- a CDS encoding permease produces MTAMRNELFSIGEALASEIWHVLPYFLLGVAVGAVIRTYRLHVRMRDSLGAFGAFAIPAAILVGTISPLCSCGSIPIFVSLVSSGVPLAPALTLLLVSPLMSPSGYTITAWELGPAWANLKFFSALFMGAFAGAATFLLERKGFFGNPG; encoded by the coding sequence ATGACCGCCATGAGGAACGAATTGTTCTCCATCGGTGAAGCGCTGGCCTCGGAAATATGGCATGTCCTGCCGTACTTCCTGCTGGGCGTGGCTGTCGGGGCCGTCATCCGCACGTATCGGCTCCACGTTCGGATGCGGGACTCGCTGGGCGCGTTCGGGGCATTCGCGATACCCGCGGCTATCCTGGTCGGAACGATCAGCCCGCTGTGCTCCTGCGGGTCGATACCTATTTTTGTGTCCCTCGTTTCCTCGGGGGTCCCGCTGGCGCCCGCTTTGACGCTGCTGCTGGTTTCCCCGCTTATGAGCCCGAGCGGCTACACGATCACGGCCTGGGAACTGGGACCGGCATGGGCGAACCTGAAATTTTTCTCCGCCCTCTTCATGGGCGCCTTCGCCGGCGCGGCGACGTTCCTGCTGGAGAGGAAAGGCTTCTTCGGCAACCCGGG